ATAttctcaaacaaaacatttctgtcatctACAAAGTGATTTTTCTCTCAGataagcctgtcgcaataataaattaattgaatgATAATTAAGTGGAGCTCAATAACTTCCATTGTGAACCTTCTCAGTGATTTTtgtgaagggcaattttgtttgcagaaacacCATTATCCATTTCATTTACGGTTTcggttgtgtgtggttttcatttccatttcagttattgtttttggttgtcatgttttattcttcAGCTTCAACTGTAAAATGAACTTTAccaaatgaaagtttattggtcGTTTATTGGGCGAACTTGTGCTATTATGCCATTATCGATATATTACTTGAGAAGgtaataaataacaataaaacaacaatattatcgtttattgcaatagtTACTGGGAAAATGTATCCACTACATAcgtgagccaaagagccacttctgtCTAGAACCGCctgggctgcaggtctgaggctttttgttagcatgttttctatcattcttatagcttgataggaagCCTGATCCAAACTCccaacccacattaataaaatggtgaaataatattgaccacaaaacactgtatttataaaagatatcaacgtttttcctacacaatcctaacaaacgtgtttttattgttgaaaaaataaacggTTTCTCTTcgcatttattaatttatttattaatctatttgtatgatttgttctttaaagtgCCATTGatattatttttcggtctcaggaaatgactgcgggatgaagagactgatgtctggttctttaggttctgcggttcctctcctgacccattctgtctgatatcaaacaacCCACTGAAAATCGCCgacacatattttttaatgccCCTATTAAATGTCACTGTGATTGTTTAGCCTGGAATGGGCGTCTTCCTCCTCacgtctgtatttttgccagaggttttaCTTCTAAGGACGGTGTGGTATCGGgtggacattttgaaaagacGAGGTTGCGTAGTGTCCGTCTCTAAGCAACCGTGACTACAGCGTCAGTTCGTGGGGCTTTTTGGGGGGTCCTATTTAGGTCCCGCAACtacaatttagctgaccttacTATTCcccgtgttttgttttggtcattattattacacttattgttgagatgtgtgtgataggtgtgtctatcagacatttatagGAATACGGAATAAACCTGTTgtgcctaatcagtgctgttcctctgttattgcttatttcatacacaaacagctgttaagtacataaaatgctgactagaaaaaacattccccacatcgtttttgcgccccctctagtgcagcgcccctatgcgttgcattcACTGCATAGCCACTTTTTGCGTCACTGAATTgatcgtccagcaaaatgtaTCATGACAGGCTTAATCTCACACTGTTAAAAATATCAGTTCTGTCTCGGCCTTTGAATGCAGATTGATTGATATTTCGCTTGAACCGCTCGTCATCACCTTAACctgaaacagcagctgctgcgTCCAAAATGTTGCACAAAGGAGACGCACTTTCTTCTGAGCgtgaatctcaaaatttgaaaGGCATCCGCTGATTCTCAGTAGGATCGAAGCAGCGGAACACAGGAAGACATTTTATCCGACATCGTTTGAGTCCTATTCTGGCCAGCCAACTAAATTTCAGAGACCGGTTGGTGAGTTTTGGCCCGTTTTCTCTTGGATGTGCCTTCAAGCACTTGACACTTTGCACTTTTGTACACTCCTGGAGAAGGTGGAGGGCGGGGAGGCGGTCAGCACCAGAGGATAATGAGGTCCTGGTGGCTTATCACAATAGCTCTTATCGCCATTCCTGCAACAAGTTtgcctaaatattttttttaataggatCTCCCCCAGAAACAGATTCATGTTGAGCACATGTCAAATGCAAGACCCACGGGCAAAACAAACTCCAGCCCGCCTCAGCTAGAATCCAGATGACCACATAAGTAGAACTCTATGcgcataaatattaatttattagtctaatccagtggttctcaaacttttttcagtgatgtacccccttaaaaatatattttgagtcaagtaccccctgacacgggcaaaacatttttggaattaaaaagaggtacagtgctgtaaaatcactgtctgatttattaaagccaaacaacttatatcagtgaacctgacaaatacatccatattgcaaacattgcatggttaaacaaaaaagaaaaacagaagacggtgaccaccaggaaggtataaaaccagtcaaaccgttttattttaaaggatattgaaactaaatactgaatataaaattcagtgcatgaacacacatttatattttatcaaactttttacaaaataatttttcccaagacttattatgaggagcctactgatttttttaaagatattttgaaaagcttcacgtaccccctgcagtacctccacgtacccccaggggtacacgtacccccatttgagaaccactggtctaatcaaattagtttttatttgtatagtgcCAAACCATATGTCAGTGTGACAAGGTGTGTAATATTTGGGtttaaaaatgcagagaaagctgtagtaataacaaaacataacattttgggTGGTGGTGTTATCAAAACCAGATTTGTCTGAGTTTTACagacaatttcttttttgttgctatttctAACTTTCAGGTTAGCCCAGGTGGATTAGAAGCACATCAGGTGCCAAATCTTTGCACAGAAGATGCTCGGTTGAATTTAGATGTGGTCTTTGACTGGACcagtaaacattaaatatgCTTCAATCTAAACCAGTAGCTCTGGCTCTTACGTTCAGAGTCGCTGCATTCATATTGTCAGTGATATTCTGCTTTAAACACAGTTAAAACAATACAGAAAGTCGATGGGTGGCTTATTCCCACATAGTGCTAACTTCAGCAAGCAGAAGACGTCAAGCAAAAGGCCAAACATGCATCCGACCATTGTGGCCTAAATGTCACCGAGTTGTTTTTCTTGATTGGAAAAATTCAATCAGTGCTTCCAACTTAATCTGTCCCTCTACACAGCCTGCTGATAAGGAACGGATCTTCTCTCTGTCGTCTCGTTGATCATCAGTGATCAAGTCAATACTCAAACGGACGACTGTAATCTGCAGCGGTGACACAAAGTTCATCCcactgaaggattttttttcttttcttgagaAAGTGCTCTGTcaccagaaaacaaaagaattttcCAAATCTGGGAAAATCTTCTCCGCCACGCTGTTCATTCACTCATTTAGGACGTCCCGCTGCAGTGTCTACTTTATCTGTTTGACCCACTTAGACGGGAGCCGGAATGATAATGTGATCACTTGCTGCAGCACCGAGGTTGTCGTCTGCATCGCGTCGGTAACATATCACATATTAGCGAGACCCGTGATTTAACAAATGTTCAGCAGGACACAGACACGTCTAGTCATcggttgtttttttccacatggCTCCGGGGAGCCGCCTtcgtttgtttaattttgtcctAGTTTAGAATATCACTGTAACCTcaatttttgtgtttcattttgagcctactttatatatatatatatatatgtatatatatatatattttttttttgcataaatggAGCATATTTATACGAACGttcaccaaaacaacaaaacactatTTTAAAACCATATGACACGTCATAAAGactacatttacttttttgatgtcaaataaaatgttctgaaaacgtctctatttaaatttaaatcatgaAAGAATTATTAGCgctgcttttttaattttcaatttatttttttaaatagcatttcCAGgtattaatttctttcttttgcagtGGGaaatcttttttgtgtgtgtgttcgagATTAGCAgcttatgtctttttttccccaacgtCATCGTCCGAGTTCACCTTggataatttatttctgttataatTGTTacgttttttaattattgtcattttgcctTAGTTGTATAATGAGAAAATGTTAGCaacatattttatgcatttaaataataaaaaaaaggaatgagaAACCCTGAGGATAGGTAACAACTAACccaagctttttttcttttcttttttttaaagtaataataaaaagtccCACCAGGTATCCAGGTTCCGTTTTATTTATGGGTGTGCTTGCAGGTTACTGTAAAAGTATGTGTTTATATAGACAAGATTTCTCAAAATCCAATCTTTCACCCATCTGACCTTCTCTCAGTTTTTCTGGACAGTCCCACCTTTGTTACGCAAATTACCTGCAGACGCCTCCGCTTTTAACCAGTCTGTATTCCGATCATCTATTAAATCTCCGTGACTGCACAACAAGCCATTGTGAATTAAACAATagatggtgttttttttttttttgatcatcTAACATCAGTGATCTGCCTCGTATCATCTACTCTCGGTAGACGGAGTGTGAACTGGTCCTCTTGTCTTTCAGCTCAACACCTGGACGGCTGCCAGCGAGACGGTGTCCGCCAGTTGGACTGAGGCGCAGGATTTGGGCGAAACgtgtttttctgctgtgtgGGTGAAGTTTACGTGGTAGGTCTTAGCTTTTCTTAGACAATGAATAGTCGACATGGCTGACACAGGGAGATCAACCAGCTTCTTAGGAACATGGGTGTTTCCACAAGGCGGATCCCTGGGATCACCTATGAACGTAATTAAAACCCTCATTTGATGTGACTCAGCGGGCTTATTAGACGCGCAGATATTTGTGTTTCGGGGTTAGGCCCACGAGGCGACACTGGCATCTATCAAGTCAATCCCGGACGAGGCTGGACACTGGAGCTTGTGCGTAACCACTGAGCCGGACCTTGAAGATCGAGTTCATGCTTGGCACTCTTTGTATCCCTCTGAGTCAGCGCCCTGTGGAAATCCGCAGCTCACCTGGCCTCCCTCTGATGCACTTATAGCGCGCAAAAACTTTTTCCTCGCACCGTTGCAGCTTTTGCACATTAACCCGCAGGTGGCGGAACACGGCGGCCTGAGCATCATGTCCCTGAACAAGTACAGCCAgagctcctcttcctcgtcaTCCTCCGATTCCATACGGGACAAGAAGGTCTTCGCCAAGCTCAAGCTGTCGGGGGACTACCCGAGGAAGAACGCGGAGCTGCTCAGCGCTCAGTATGGGATAAACGTGCTGCTGGTCGGGGTGGCGCTGATGCTGGCCATCGCGCAACAAAAGGCCTCCGTTGAGGAGAAGGACCTGCTGTCCTTCACCACAAGCCTCATGATACTGCAGCTGATCTGGATGATGTGGTACATCCTGGTGAGGCGCAGCCAGGGGAAAACACGAACCGAGAGGGACGTCAATGCCACTACATGCTGGATAAGAGGTGAGCTAGAGGAGGCAATCAGATGCATAAGCGTCCCGTTAGATGATCTGCAGGAGAGAAAGTTGTGGACATTTATggatatacactgctcaaaaaaaataaagggaacactcaaataacacatcctagatctgaatgaaagaaatattctcattgaatactttgttctgtacaaagttccatttgcacaacagcaggtgaaattgattgtcaatcagtgttgcttcctaagtggacagtttgatttcacagaagtttgatttacttggagttatattgtgttgtttaagtgttccctttaattttttgagcagtatatatatattttttcatcagGGGGACAAAAGCATACACGCGGTTTTTCTATGTTTAAATACTGATATGCATTGCCTTgaagaagtattcacacccgtttaacttttttcacattttgtctgtttcaatGCATTTCGATgtggttttatgtgacagatcgACGTTAGGCTGcaactgcaaacaaaaatctggaaagtgtggcttACATATTCGCCAACCTTCACTGCAACGCCCCCTAAATAAGATCCTAGGCAACCTCAACAAGTcacattttaatagaaaacagtattaaatgtgaaaattgagTGAGTGTCGTAAAGACCAGAAAcctttaagttaaataaaaaattataagagCAGATATGTGGAAGAAGATGCTCTGGTCAAATTAGACAGAAAttctactctttttttctcttttcttttcttgtatcAACCTTGATCACACCGTCCTCCATGGTGGAATATGATGATGTCACCATCATGCTGCGAGGAAACTGGCAACAGTAGATGGCGAACATAGATCATATAATTTCATGCCTCATtttgaaccaaaacaaaaacaaaaaaaaaattataattacagTATGTGCTACTTTCTGTCAAATCAGTTTCCAGAAGACACTGAACCGTTTCGTGCTTATGGCTGTTTTTCCAAGTCACTGTAAATGACAAACATTGtggaatttgtttcttttttttttcctttgtagGTGGTTTAACTCTTCTCGCTGTCCTCTCACTGATCATGGACGCGTTGAAAATCGGATACTACATCGGATATCGGCTGTGCTTGTCGGAAGTGTACGTAGTCTATCCTGTCACCCATGTAGTTCACACCATAGCACAGGTAAGTTTACAAACCTGCTTTAATATCATCGACGTGATAATCTTTTCTCAGCATTTTACCAGCTAGGTCCTTATTATGTGTGTACCACCAAAGAACCCTGGATAAAGAAGTGCCCTTTGTTGCAGAAACACTGTAATCATCTCCTTTTCCATGTTATTTGAGTGTAACCTCATATggcaaaggttttttttaaacagttttgttggctctagtggcctttatttgaaagtagtttgacaggaaagaaGGTAATGAGAGGGGGAAggcatgcggcaaatgtcgccaggctgGGAGTTGAACCTGTGACCACCGGTCAcaatatgtgggttgtgctgcaccaccacagcaccccacaaatctgtgttttaaagaGACTTAAACACTCAATTTAAGATTAGTAATCATTTTTGAACATATAACGGTGGCATTTGTGCCAAATGCCGGAACTGTGaacttaatttgattttgtttttacaagccTTTCAAGACGtttacttttgtgttgttttttttcttctctcttttttctactttttaggTACATTTTCTCTGGTTTCACATCAAGGATGTGATCAAGAGCTTTGAGACATTTGAAAGGTATTTGAACTctagtgttttattatttgagaGTCATGTTAAAAGAATAGAAACGCACATCCCACCTTTCAGACTTTTTGTACCATGTATCTAAAAAATACTTGCAGTGTAAGACACCAACCATTTCCACACGCTGTTACATGATTATGACATAAATGTTTACTCAGGTTTGGAGTGATGCACGCGGTCTTCACCAACCTCATCCTGTGGTGCAACGGCGTGATGTCGGAGACCGAGCATTTTATGAACAACCACATCAGACAAACCTCCGGCCTGGAATTTCAAAATATCACCACAGGTAAGGGCCAGTAGGTCGATTGCTGCCTTGTACCTCAGAAGAAAAGTACACTTGTCCACTTGAGAGCTCGCTTCAATGgatgaaagaaaactaaaagagaGGAGGGTCTGAGAGGGGAAGGGAGGGAAGCTTAGCCTCCCAGTAGGTCTTGTTTGTGTCGAACATCTCTCTATTAGGTTTCACAGTGGAGCACAGATTTGCTGGTCCTGGCTGCCCCCTTCCTGGCCCTTTCCGCACACTTCAGCCACCGCTGCCGACTTTGGCAACCCCCCCGCTTGACCCTAGACATCTTTATCCCAAGGCTGCTTAGTCCCAAGGGTGCTGCAATTACAGTAACTGATACATCTAAGCCTGGGGTTGGGGGGTTCAGTTGCTCCTCCTCATATCCGGCTGGCTGTGAGGGTGGCTGCACCCTGACTGGTCCCCTTTTAATTAAAAGGTGCAGCTCCACCTcctgggggtgggggggttgggGCACATGGCAGGGTTTTGTTAAGGTGTGCCCCTGGGGGCAACCAATAACCACAGTGGGCTTTACACGCAGTGGGTAAGTATAAAACATACATTCAACTGCAGGTGCGTTCAGGTAACGGGGGAAATTTCAAATCAGTAGAATATTACCTGCTATGACTGAACAcggaaaagcaacaaaaactgtCCAGGTGAAGaactttgatttattgttgttagGAAAATTACTTAATATTATATACCTAAGAATGAGTTCAGTTCCAGAGAAAAGTCGAAATATggcataaaaaaatacttgttgaAATTGAAAAGACATgcaatatataaagtaatatgAAGTCAGAAAGTTGGGGGAACAACAGAAAGCTAGGACAAAAAAAGTTGACATGCATTTCTTagcattattaaaattaaattgtacGACTTTGGTCAAATGGTTTGGTACTGAGATGAGAGCTTTGTGATGATCGCTCCAAAACGTTGAGTGTGGCTGATGTCTTGAAATGTTGATGCTTTTGATGCCATCTATTTTATGAAGGGAACAAATTCCCCCTTCATAAAATAGAAGAGGGGAAGCAAGAGTCCcacaacataatgctgccacctccatgcTTCACATTTGGGATGAAGTTCAGAGATTGGCAAGCTTACTCTTTTCCTCCAAATGCATTGATGCTCATTATGGCTAAAAGTCTTACAGTTTGTTTCatcaaatgacagaaaatgtctcATAAAAAGAAAGGTCTGCAGATTTTTACAAAAGGACGCAGGAAGTCGTATTTTTGAGGTGTTGCCTTAAAGTGCGCCAATGCGCTATTTAACTTGAATCAGAACTTTATGAAGCCATTTCatatgaactttttttaaaactgcttaaagaaagatgaaaaggTAACTTCTGAAATTAGTGGAAAGAAATCCTCTAAAAATGTCTcttatgttatttattattctgtCATTTTGCTCATCCTGACTAAcctgaaatatatataaaaaaactgatttaatgtcaaagaGGAAAACGTCTTTTCACACGGTGTGTGTAAATATATCATTTTACCAGTTGTTTTAAAACCCTAacttaaaatgtacatatttgttcatttcaatATACACCTTATACAACTTCAAAAGAATACAAATTCTTATgtaatcacatttttatgtaatcacgttttgttctgttgctggagGTGGAGCTAATCCAGTGTTTGAtccatttgtgtttgtttattagaAACATTGCTGCGGCTTAGGAGGATTTACTCAAACAGTGAATGGAAATGTTGGCAAGTTGAAGCCTGCTGAAATAATGCTGATTATGCACCAGTTTAGTGCGTAAAAAGAgattattaaaaactaattgAACTGGTTTGACTGgtctaatattttaaagtatgttCTTGATATTCTTTATAAGAACTGGTTCCAAAGCAAACTTTGGAACCAGTTAGGAATCCCGTCTGGCCTGGTAGACCCAGGATGACAGAAATGAACTCTTATTGGGTTTAATAATGTCCCTGTTGTGTAAATATGATGGAAAACATCACACGTTTGAAGATGTTAcaaattagtttattattatatttttgtattggATATTACCTTTACAATACTCAACAGCAGCACACTTCTCACTTATTTCCGCCTGACAGTGTAGGGTTAAAATGTCATCGACGCCTAGCAGGGCACCAAATGTACAGCAGGAAGAATGGGAGGGCAAACGGCCTTTTGTTTAACTCCATTAGAAATGACAGGTATGTGATTTTGTGACTTAATGATGGCGTTTGTTAAACTGAGCGAATAAACTGATAGATTGATAATTCTCAGATAAAATAGCGTGCTGCTGGATCGTAAACATGTGCAACTACACACGCAAAGCAACAGGTGATATATTTGATTTCACTGAATTCCCAAGAAGCATTTAACTAATTCAAACCTactgattatatatatatatataaaaatgcacCAATTACAGTTAACTTTACTGCATTGCTTTATAAGTAGGATTGACTGAAATATATCTATGATTGGATTGAATTGACTTTTTTCCTTGTAAAGATGTTCTATGAATTGgcactacataaataaactaaattggATTAAATATTATATCTAATATTATTATGTTACTGTTAGGCATTTTGAACTCTTTGCTAAGAGTGAACATTTGCGTTGTGCAAATAACCTCCTCACATATTCTTAATATCCCTTACATTAGAGTTGCTTTTAGAGACCAGTGTTTGTGTCTTCATTAATGAGACTttatattgtaaaatgttttgaactaAAACATCTAATCTGCACATCAAAATAGCAACAATTGCTGCATATTAGTCAACCCAATATTATATTTAGGCCTAAATATAACAAGATTTGTTGGAATCTCATTGAATTACAAAAATTCTGTTCAGATGAGTTTCTCTGTATCCATTTGGTTAATATTGCAATGTTATGGTTAGTGTGGTAATATTACTTAATTACTCCTGCAcacttattgttattttatttaaaaagtctcCTTTGTTTTAGATTTCATCATGTCATTGTTATCTGTTCACAGACTCTTTCTGCCCTTCACTAAACTCACAGTACTTGCGACACTTTTTAAGCCTTTTAGTTTCTTCCATTGTTACGTCTCAATAGATGGGCGTGTTTTAATAATGGTTGGCATAACAACGATATTTTGTTGTGTAACTCACAATTTGTCTCTCATGTCTTTGTACGCATTCTTGTTTTACCTGTTTTCCAGAGGAGCCGGCGCTGCAGTGCAACTGCACGACAGCCACATGCGCCCTGTTCTCCCGGAGCTTCACGTACCTCTTTCCGTTCAACATCGAGTACCACATCTTTGTCTCTGCGCTGCTTTTCGTCATGTGGAAAAACATCGGACGCACCATTGACATATCCTCAAACAGAAAAAGTCTGGTCACCAAAACCCAGGGGTTGACTTTAGGCCCCATTCTAGGTCTCCTCGCACTGGTCAGCACTATAGGAATACTGGTGGTCTACATTACACGGTTACCGGGCCCCCTGGAAGTTCACCTGTCAGCCATTTCTATGTTCTACATTTACGGCATCGTCGTGCTGGTGGTCATGTGTTCTGCCGGCGCTCTGGGTTTGCTCATCTACCGCGCCAACCACATGCCTCTTGACGCATCAAAGAACCCTTCGAGACAGCTGGACACGGAGCTGCTGTTCGGGTCGGCCCTGGGCTCCTGGTTCATGTCCTGGTGCAGCATCGTGTCAGTACTGAGCAGCAAGAGTGACCCTCCTTACCGCTGGACCAACCTAATCTACTCCCTCCTAATTATTCTGGAGAAGTACATCCAGAACCTCTTCATCATCGAGTCCCTTTATCGCCAGCAGGAGAGCTTAGAGAAGGCGGACCCGGAGTTGCCCACCAATCCGGAGGTTTTCTCGGTGACTTCGTCTCTGCCTCCCTTAAACGGGATTGACAACCAGGCATACGAGTCTCCAGGTGAGGGCTCCAGTTCCATGGAGAACGAGCAGGAGGAGAACGGACAGGAGTACGGATCT
Above is a genomic segment from Xiphophorus couchianus chromosome 20, X_couchianus-1.0, whole genome shotgun sequence containing:
- the otop1 gene encoding proton channel OTOP1 → MSLNKYSQSSSSSSSSDSIRDKKVFAKLKLSGDYPRKNAELLSAQYGINVLLVGVALMLAIAQQKASVEEKDLLSFTTSLMILQLIWMMWYILVRRSQGKTRTERDVNATTCWIRGGLTLLAVLSLIMDALKIGYYIGYRLCLSEVYVVYPVTHVVHTIAQVHFLWFHIKDVIKSFETFERFGVMHAVFTNLILWCNGVMSETEHFMNNHIRQTSGLEFQNITTEEPALQCNCTTATCALFSRSFTYLFPFNIEYHIFVSALLFVMWKNIGRTIDISSNRKSLVTKTQGLTLGPILGLLALVSTIGILVVYITRLPGPLEVHLSAISMFYIYGIVVLVVMCSAGALGLLIYRANHMPLDASKNPSRQLDTELLFGSALGSWFMSWCSIVSVLSSKSDPPYRWTNLIYSLLIILEKYIQNLFIIESLYRQQESLEKADPELPTNPEVFSVTSSLPPLNGIDNQAYESPGEGSSSMENEQEENGQEYGSQRKQSNVPLPIDIHAAEPLNMKRLVLKNIAVFLLLCNISLWILPAFGCRPQYDNGLEEETFGFSRWTTVLNFAIPLSLFYRMHSVASLFEVFRRV